One genomic window of Candidatus Omnitrophota bacterium includes the following:
- a CDS encoding prolipoprotein diacylglyceryl transferase, translating into MHPFLFQGTPYETPSWDVILFAGFFIALTIALIVKPKDFPVTRRGIIAFTFITLFTGSLGAKLLYIFLHREELFGAMHLSFSDAFLSSGYAFLGTLVAELITMWAFTKIRLKPISFLVFADFLMPFLLLQQAFTRIGCFLNGCCYGPVTNLPWGCVFVDETVKRHPTQIYFAIALVIIFFYTRHLYKMKLPKGIVFFTTLFTYGLFRCILESWRVDSPHILGPVTLAQVTTFTLAVISGACLYAIMVRNGLIKSRRKG; encoded by the coding sequence ATGCATCCATTCCTATTCCAAGGCACGCCTTACGAGACGCCGAGCTGGGATGTTATTTTATTTGCCGGATTTTTTATCGCCTTGACAATAGCGCTTATTGTAAAACCCAAAGATTTTCCGGTTACGCGCCGCGGTATCATAGCTTTCACCTTCATTACCTTATTTACCGGTTCACTCGGGGCCAAGCTTCTCTATATCTTCCTTCACCGCGAAGAGCTATTCGGCGCTATGCACTTGTCATTCAGTGACGCCTTCCTATCATCCGGATATGCCTTTTTAGGTACCCTTGTCGCTGAGCTCATTACGATGTGGGCATTTACAAAGATCAGATTAAAACCGATCAGTTTTCTTGTCTTTGCGGACTTCTTAATGCCATTTCTTCTGTTACAGCAGGCGTTTACCCGCATTGGCTGTTTTTTAAACGGCTGTTGTTATGGCCCGGTAACAAACCTGCCATGGGGATGCGTTTTTGTGGATGAAACGGTCAAACGTCATCCCACGCAGATATATTTCGCCATAGCCCTCGTGATAATATTCTTTTATACGAGACATCTCTATAAAATGAAGCTGCCCAAAGGCATAGTTTTCTTCACAACGCTCTTTACCTACGGCCTTTTCAGGTGTATACTTGAGTCATGGAGGGTCGATAGTCCTCATATCCTGGGGCCTGTCACGCTCGCGCAGGTCACGACATTTACGCTCGCCGTTATCAGCGGCGCCTGTTTATATGCGATCATGGTACGAAACGGTCTTATAAAATCAAGGAGGAAGGGATGA
- a CDS encoding NADH-quinone oxidoreductase subunit H, protein MRKIFILLNPVLFIAVSPLISGLIARIKNNIRMRQGQSIFQPYFNLSKLFSKGEVVSETASWIFRTAPFVVLASSLAAALLIPVFIMPNPMCRMGDFLALIFIFALGRFFLALAALDAGSSFGGMGSSREMFISSLVEPVACLVVLSISLQFGSTNISAFSGMHTVSVSSIVAAASLFLVVIAETSRIPVDNQETHLELTMIHEAMILEYSGRSLALIELSSHIKQMIWFYLIAQIIFPIPAPMSLNLIQLFFWLLWYMARISIIAAVVALVEVSVAKMRLFRVADFLGFAFVLAIISTVCAILGV, encoded by the coding sequence ATGAGAAAGATATTTATTTTACTGAATCCGGTTTTATTTATTGCGGTATCTCCGCTTATAAGCGGCCTGATCGCCAGGATAAAGAATAATATCAGGATGCGCCAGGGGCAAAGCATTTTTCAGCCGTATTTCAATCTTTCGAAATTATTTTCCAAGGGAGAGGTGGTCTCGGAAACCGCGTCCTGGATATTCAGGACCGCTCCTTTCGTAGTCTTAGCCTCTTCACTTGCGGCGGCTTTATTGATACCCGTATTTATCATGCCTAATCCCATGTGCCGCATGGGGGACTTTCTGGCGCTTATATTCATCTTCGCCCTGGGGCGTTTCTTCCTGGCACTTGCGGCGCTGGATGCCGGAAGCTCTTTCGGCGGCATGGGCTCATCCAGGGAGATGTTCATCTCGAGCCTGGTCGAGCCCGTGGCCTGCCTGGTGGTCCTGTCTATATCGCTGCAGTTCGGCTCGACAAATATTTCGGCGTTCAGCGGCATGCATACCGTTTCCGTCTCTTCCATCGTAGCAGCCGCCAGCCTGTTTCTTGTGGTGATCGCGGAGACCTCGCGCATTCCGGTCGACAATCAGGAGACGCATCTCGAGCTGACCATGATACATGAAGCGATGATTTTGGAGTATTCGGGGAGGTCCCTTGCCTTGATAGAGTTATCGTCCCATATAAAACAGATGATATGGTTTTACCTGATCGCCCAGATCATCTTTCCTATTCCTGCGCCCATGAGCCTCAATTTAATACAGCTTTTTTTCTGGCTATTGTGGTACATGGCCAGAATAAGCATCATCGCCGCCGTAGTGGCCCTCGTGGAAGTCTCGGTGGCGAAGATGCGGCTGTTCAGAGTGGCGGATTTTCTTGGGTTTGCTTTTGTGCTGGCGATCATATCTACGGTATGCGCGATCCTGGGAGTGTGA
- a CDS encoding patatin-like phospholipase family protein — translation MRRILRFRLFVFLLILCMSAVISGCATTRHPVPLNLVDKARIGNMDDIRAVVGESNTKLQENLVQSVKEERPEDFPIGQDGIKVYPVLAISGGGANGAYGAGLLKGWSAEGSRPVFKVITGVSTGALIAPYAFLGSKYDADLEKLYTTMSTKDVMSSKGPFGALFGNSLANNRPLDKKIAGILNQDLLDKIATEHKHGRRLLVGTVNLDAQRFVIWDMGAIAARGDADLFRRVIIASAAIPVVFPPSIFHVKVDGKPYDEMHVDGGTLTQVFTTYKLLEGMQGAAKNLGIDPSKVKAKLYILRNGYMSPNYKKVEDSLPSLADRCFDTIINAQGIGDVYRIYVFMKQRGSDYNLAFIPPDFKQESKEMFDPQDMKRLFDRGYQDAVKGYNWSKCPPGLTEKEPVQ, via the coding sequence ATGAGGCGCATATTGAGATTCAGGCTTTTTGTTTTTCTGTTAATACTTTGCATGTCCGCGGTTATTTCAGGATGCGCCACGACACGCCATCCGGTGCCGCTTAATCTGGTTGATAAGGCCCGTATCGGAAATATGGACGATATACGGGCCGTAGTAGGAGAATCCAATACCAAACTGCAGGAGAATCTGGTGCAATCGGTCAAAGAGGAGCGCCCCGAAGACTTTCCGATAGGGCAGGATGGCATAAAAGTGTATCCCGTCCTTGCCATATCCGGCGGCGGGGCTAATGGCGCATACGGAGCGGGCCTTTTGAAAGGGTGGTCGGCGGAAGGTTCCAGGCCGGTATTTAAGGTGATTACAGGCGTCAGCACGGGAGCGTTAATAGCTCCATACGCGTTCCTTGGCAGTAAATATGATGCCGATCTCGAAAAGCTTTACACGACGATGTCGACCAAAGATGTGATGTCGTCGAAGGGCCCCTTCGGGGCTCTTTTCGGAAATTCGCTGGCCAATAATCGTCCTCTCGACAAAAAGATAGCGGGAATATTAAACCAGGACCTGTTGGATAAGATAGCCACTGAACACAAACATGGCCGCAGGCTATTAGTCGGCACCGTTAATCTTGACGCCCAGCGCTTTGTGATATGGGATATGGGCGCCATCGCCGCCAGAGGCGACGCCGATCTATTTCGCAGGGTGATCATTGCCTCCGCCGCGATACCGGTGGTATTCCCTCCCTCGATCTTTCATGTCAAAGTCGACGGTAAGCCTTACGACGAGATGCACGTTGACGGCGGGACCCTGACGCAGGTCTTCACCACCTACAAGCTTCTCGAGGGCATGCAGGGGGCCGCTAAAAACCTGGGTATCGATCCGTCGAAGGTAAAGGCGAAACTCTACATATTACGTAACGGTTATATGTCGCCAAACTATAAGAAAGTGGAAGACAGCCTCCCGTCGCTTGCCGACAGGTGTTTCGATACGATAATCAATGCACAGGGGATCGGCGACGTATACAGGATATACGTATTTATGAAACAGCGAGGGAGCGATTACAATCTCGCGTTCATACCGCCCGATTTTAAGCAGGAGTCTAAAGAGATGTTCGACCCCCAGGATATGAAGCGGCTCTTCGACAGGGGGTATCAGGACGCCGTCAAAGGATACAACTGGAGCAAGTGCCCGCCCGGGTTGACGGAGAAAGAGCCGGTCCAATAA
- a CDS encoding NADH-quinone oxidoreductase subunit B family protein, translating into MMNVLKNRMLKGVVTRHFDRDLNIQVESMGLELKELIHKKFGRSLHIREVDTGSCGACESELISANNPIYDLQRFGVSFVASPRHADALLVIGPLSKNMVIALKKTYEAMPEPKFVITLGDCALDGGIFKGSYYVKDAVKEILPVVLHIPGCPPKPLDILNALLGFLGR; encoded by the coding sequence ATGATGAATGTGCTGAAGAACAGGATGTTAAAGGGCGTGGTGACCAGGCATTTCGACAGGGACCTGAATATTCAGGTGGAATCGATGGGCCTCGAGCTGAAAGAGCTGATACATAAAAAGTTCGGCAGGTCGCTTCATATCCGCGAAGTGGACACGGGCTCATGCGGCGCCTGCGAATCGGAGTTGATCTCCGCAAATAACCCCATTTATGATCTGCAGAGGTTCGGAGTAAGTTTCGTCGCCTCTCCCCGGCATGCCGATGCGCTTCTGGTGATCGGGCCTCTATCAAAAAATATGGTAATTGCGCTTAAGAAGACTTACGAGGCGATGCCTGAGCCGAAATTCGTCATCACTTTAGGAGATTGCGCGCTGGACGGAGGAATTTTTAAAGGCTCATACTATGTAAAAGACGCTGTTAAAGAGATTCTGCCGGTCGTATTGCACATTCCGGGATGTCCTCCGAAGCCCCTGGATATCCTCAATGCCCTACTGGGATTCCTCGGAAGATAA
- a CDS encoding patatin-like phospholipase family protein has translation MIKISRIKIPLAILLISAFILSGCSEGRRAVPQALADKAEVPGMPGVRSNCDSTNPLMEKSLLESFKYEYPTYFPSDADGVKTYSSLAISGGADNGAYGAGVLKGWSEAGSRPVFKVVTGVSTGALIAPYAFLGSEYDKEVETLFTNISTDDIVKRKGFLSGVFGNSLTSSEPLARLISASVNDRLLSDIAREYGRGRRLFVGTVNLDACKLIIWDMGAIAVLASRGNLQARELFKKVLLASASIPVTFSPVLIDVEADGKMYKEMHVDGGTLSQVFFIYGLAHNLRKMAGKAGVDISKVKAKLYVIRNGKVTPGYKEMKSWLGAIAERSIDAMTGAQTVGDIYRLYAISVEKGNDFNLAYIPDNYVSGKKEFFDKYEMRRLFERGYQDALKGYSWHKTPPGWEKTLAGEE, from the coding sequence ATGATAAAGATATCCCGCATAAAAATACCGCTGGCAATATTATTGATATCGGCATTTATTCTCTCCGGATGCTCGGAAGGAAGGCGTGCCGTTCCTCAGGCCCTTGCCGATAAAGCGGAAGTTCCGGGAATGCCCGGAGTCCGCTCCAATTGTGATTCTACTAACCCTTTAATGGAAAAGAGCCTTCTCGAATCATTTAAATACGAATATCCCACCTATTTCCCGTCAGACGCTGATGGAGTGAAAACATACTCTTCGCTCGCCATATCCGGAGGCGCCGATAATGGCGCTTATGGCGCCGGAGTATTAAAGGGCTGGTCGGAAGCAGGTTCCCGGCCCGTCTTTAAAGTTGTCACGGGGGTCAGCACCGGGGCACTCATTGCCCCCTATGCTTTCTTAGGCAGTGAATACGATAAAGAAGTAGAGACTCTATTTACGAATATATCCACTGATGACATAGTAAAACGTAAAGGCTTCTTAAGCGGGGTCTTCGGAAACTCACTCACAAGCTCGGAACCTCTGGCAAGACTGATATCGGCCTCTGTGAACGATCGTCTATTGAGCGACATTGCCCGTGAATATGGCCGCGGCAGGCGCCTCTTTGTCGGCACGGTGAATCTGGATGCCTGCAAGCTGATCATATGGGATATGGGAGCGATCGCGGTGCTGGCATCGCGCGGAAATCTTCAGGCCAGGGAACTCTTTAAGAAAGTGCTGCTTGCCTCAGCGTCTATACCCGTCACATTTTCCCCGGTACTGATAGACGTGGAAGCGGACGGGAAGATGTATAAGGAGATGCATGTCGACGGCGGCACGCTCTCCCAGGTCTTCTTTATATACGGCCTGGCGCATAACCTGCGGAAAATGGCCGGGAAGGCCGGTGTAGATATCTCCAAGGTAAAGGCGAAACTTTACGTGATCCGTAATGGCAAAGTAACACCCGGATATAAGGAGATGAAGAGCTGGCTGGGCGCGATAGCTGAAAGGTCCATCGATGCCATGACCGGAGCGCAGACTGTAGGCGATATCTACAGGCTATATGCCATCTCCGTGGAAAAGGGCAATGATTTCAACCTCGCGTATATACCGGACAATTATGTTTCGGGCAAGAAGGAATTTTTTGATAAGTACGAAATGCGCCGGCTCTTCGAGCGCGGTTATCAGGACGCCCTTAAAGGGTATTCCTGGCATAAAACCCCTCCGGGATGGGAGAAGACATTGGCCGGGGAAGAATGA
- a CDS encoding proton-conducting transporter membrane subunit, which produces MSGILIFDPLSLFFLVVISIVSLPSAVYSIGYLRGECAALKAVLAWSLLFFFVISMALVVTAGNLLVFLVAWEIMSLVSYLLVVFDTKNKESVRAGTIYIVMTHIGTAFLVAAFLIMYKHANSFDLAAIKNACTTMPLQERNIVFLLLLIGFGTKAGIVPLHIWLPYAHPQAPSHISSIMSGVMIKTAIYGIIRFVIFILGVNSSWWGVLILILAVISCLVGVIYALMEHDIKRLLAYHSVENIGIILLGVGMAMFFLSMNMPYLAVFSMAAGLYHLINHAIFKGLLFLCAGSVYKATGTRDIEKLGGLIKNMPQTAACFLIGAMAISALPPLNGFVSEWLTFQAFFMGILTAVGGAKLFLGICAAMLALTSGLAAACFVKAFGITFLARPRSHYAQNAKEASFSMRAGMFFLAILTAVFGLGASFIIKLLAKVAGAATGINTLGMNFALNNFGTLDVHHGKGIYLSTPLLAFVLIVLGITAFVIYRFFGRGKAVIYKTWDCGYYTLDSRNEYTATAFSKPFRVVFSFFLQPYRKTVKIRDSFYHIKSFTYETHTTKVFKKYVYIPVLTLIFRSARFMRKIQPGSIHLYLSYIFVTVLLLLFFMRKF; this is translated from the coding sequence TTGTCCGGAATATTGATATTCGATCCGCTTTCGTTATTCTTTCTTGTGGTGATCTCCATCGTTTCGCTGCCCTCGGCCGTTTACTCGATAGGTTATCTAAGAGGGGAATGCGCCGCCCTGAAGGCCGTCCTGGCATGGTCGCTGCTTTTCTTTTTCGTGATATCGATGGCCCTCGTGGTGACCGCAGGCAACCTCCTTGTCTTCCTTGTCGCCTGGGAGATAATGTCCCTGGTCTCGTACCTTCTCGTAGTATTCGATACAAAGAACAAAGAATCCGTCCGCGCGGGCACCATCTACATAGTGATGACGCACATAGGGACAGCTTTTCTGGTCGCGGCATTCCTGATCATGTATAAGCACGCCAATTCGTTTGATCTCGCCGCTATAAAAAACGCCTGTACGACGATGCCGCTCCAGGAGCGAAATATCGTCTTCCTGCTTCTCTTGATAGGATTCGGCACCAAAGCCGGCATAGTGCCTTTACACATATGGCTTCCGTACGCCCATCCGCAGGCGCCGAGCCATATTTCAAGTATCATGTCAGGCGTGATGATCAAGACCGCGATATATGGAATAATCCGGTTTGTAATATTCATACTTGGCGTTAATTCTTCATGGTGGGGCGTATTAATTCTAATTCTGGCGGTCATCTCCTGTCTTGTAGGTGTCATTTACGCGCTTATGGAGCATGATATTAAAAGGCTTCTCGCGTATCATAGTGTTGAAAATATCGGGATCATTTTATTAGGAGTTGGAATGGCGATGTTTTTCCTCAGTATGAATATGCCGTATTTAGCTGTATTTTCCATGGCCGCCGGATTATATCACTTGATCAATCACGCGATCTTCAAGGGGCTCTTATTTTTGTGCGCCGGTAGCGTATATAAAGCCACAGGGACGCGCGATATCGAAAAATTGGGAGGCCTTATTAAAAATATGCCGCAGACTGCCGCCTGTTTTTTGATCGGAGCGATGGCGATCTCCGCTCTCCCTCCTTTAAACGGCTTTGTGAGCGAATGGCTGACTTTCCAGGCGTTCTTTATGGGTATTTTAACTGCCGTCGGAGGCGCCAAACTCTTCCTGGGTATCTGCGCGGCGATGTTAGCCCTGACAAGCGGTTTGGCGGCTGCCTGTTTCGTTAAAGCGTTCGGCATAACATTTTTGGCGCGTCCGCGGAGCCATTACGCGCAGAACGCGAAAGAGGCCTCTTTCTCTATGAGGGCGGGTATGTTTTTTCTGGCCATCCTGACAGCCGTTTTTGGTCTGGGAGCCTCCTTTATTATAAAATTACTGGCAAAAGTCGCGGGAGCCGCGACCGGCATCAATACGCTCGGCATGAATTTCGCTTTAAACAATTTCGGCACGCTTGACGTTCATCACGGAAAAGGTATCTATCTCTCCACGCCTTTGCTGGCGTTCGTATTGATAGTTTTGGGTATAACGGCTTTTGTCATTTACAGGTTCTTCGGCAGGGGAAAGGCAGTTATCTACAAAACCTGGGACTGCGGTTATTACACCCTGGATTCGCGGAATGAATATACCGCGACGGCCTTTTCTAAGCCTTTCAGGGTCGTCTTCAGTTTCTTTCTTCAGCCTTATCGTAAAACGGTGAAGATAAGAGATTCGTTCTATCACATAAAATCCTTTACATATGAAACGCACACAACGAAGGTTTTTAAAAAATATGTTTATATACCTGTCCTCACCTTGATCTTCAGGTCCGCCAGGTTCATGAGAAAGATCCAGCCGGGCAGCATACATCTCTACCTATCCTATATATTTGTTACGGTATTATTGCTGTTATTTTTTATGCGGAAATTTTAA
- a CDS encoding hydrogenase 4 subunit F: MQIFFILAIPLLLGLGAVILKDNRKFGIVNSFGYLAVLVACAMLLKRTISSGCAHTYFGFIYLDALSAFFIFVTSVVAFASALYSVGYINTGVEDAAISKRKAGIYYLLFNLFCFSMFLVPALNNLGMLWVAIEMTTLISAFLVGFYNTKKSVEAAWKYIIICSVGIIFALLGTILFSYALSMSGAPKSLNWSDMVIASGRMDKNILKIAFIFILAGYGTKAGLAPMHTWLPDAHSQAVGPISALLSGVLLKTSIYAILRFGVIVINGVGFQYFSNLMILLGSISLIISCGFILVQKDLKRLLAYSSIEHVGIISIGFGLGTPLAVAGALFHIFNHAAAKSLLFFGAGNIVGAYKKHNMNDIQGVIGVLPFTGIITLAGVFALTGFPPFSIFVSEIMIMISAFLKGSYPVAGLLLMALAIIFAGFIYHFGKMLFGHPPKDMARQEEPMSGKIALLFLFVLICAAGILLPFINKDLIWIAQGLFQR; encoded by the coding sequence ATGCAGATATTTTTTATTCTTGCCATACCGCTTCTGCTCGGATTGGGAGCTGTTATCCTTAAGGATAACAGGAAATTCGGGATAGTTAACTCTTTCGGATACCTGGCGGTACTCGTCGCCTGCGCAATGCTATTGAAGAGAACCATATCGTCCGGGTGCGCGCATACCTATTTCGGATTCATATACCTGGATGCCTTAAGCGCGTTCTTTATATTCGTTACCTCGGTAGTCGCCTTCGCATCGGCCCTGTATTCGGTTGGATATATCAATACAGGCGTAGAGGATGCGGCGATATCGAAGAGGAAAGCCGGAATCTACTACCTTCTCTTTAATCTCTTCTGTTTTTCGATGTTCCTTGTGCCGGCGCTGAATAACCTGGGTATGCTATGGGTCGCTATCGAGATGACCACGCTTATCTCGGCGTTTCTTGTAGGGTTCTACAACACCAAAAAATCCGTAGAAGCCGCCTGGAAGTATATAATCATCTGTTCAGTAGGCATAATATTCGCTCTTTTGGGCACGATCCTATTTTCTTATGCGCTATCGATGTCCGGGGCTCCGAAGAGCCTGAACTGGTCCGATATGGTTATCGCTTCCGGCAGGATGGACAAGAATATCCTGAAGATCGCCTTTATATTCATCCTGGCGGGATACGGCACAAAGGCGGGACTTGCGCCTATGCATACGTGGTTGCCCGACGCGCACAGCCAGGCGGTAGGGCCGATAAGCGCTCTCCTTTCAGGGGTCCTGTTAAAGACGTCGATCTACGCGATCCTGAGATTCGGCGTTATAGTAATCAACGGTGTGGGGTTCCAATATTTCAGTAATTTAATGATTCTCTTGGGTTCTATTTCGCTCATCATATCCTGCGGATTTATCCTGGTGCAGAAAGACTTGAAACGTCTTCTTGCCTATAGCAGTATAGAGCATGTGGGGATAATTTCCATAGGTTTCGGTCTGGGCACCCCTTTGGCTGTAGCGGGAGCGCTGTTTCATATCTTTAATCATGCGGCGGCAAAATCATTGCTCTTTTTCGGCGCTGGAAACATCGTAGGCGCCTATAAAAAACATAACATGAACGATATACAGGGCGTGATAGGGGTATTGCCGTTCACGGGCATAATCACGCTTGCCGGCGTATTTGCCCTTACCGGCTTTCCTCCATTTTCGATATTTGTGAGCGAGATCATGATCATGATCTCGGCTTTCTTGAAAGGGTCATACCCGGTGGCGGGGTTGCTGCTGATGGCCCTGGCGATCATCTTCGCGGGTTTCATATACCATTTCGGAAAGATGCTTTTCGGCCATCCTCCTAAGGATATGGCGCGTCAGGAAGAGCCGATGAGCGGAAAGATCGCTCTTCTATTTTTATTCGTTCTGATATGCGCGGCAGGCATTCTATTGCCGTTTATTAATAAGGATCTGATATGGATTGCGCAGGGATTATTTCAGAGATAA
- a CDS encoding cold-shock protein, translating to MVKGKVKWFNDAKGYGFITPENGKDVFVHHSVIQGDGFKSLKEGQDVEFDVTQGPKGEQAANVVKL from the coding sequence ATGGTAAAAGGTAAAGTAAAATGGTTCAACGACGCTAAGGGATACGGTTTCATCACGCCGGAAAACGGTAAGGATGTATTCGTGCATCACAGCGTTATCCAGGGGGATGGCTTTAAATCTTTAAAAGAAGGCCAGGATGTAGAGTTCGATGTTACTCAGGGCCCTAAAGGCGAACAGGCGGCAAACGTAGTAAAACTATAG
- a CDS encoding metalloregulator ArsR/SmtB family transcription factor, protein MKALAHPLRLTIIEFLKSGEQKVGVIAKRLGIPQSSLSRHLTILREGGVLKSRQVGTIIFYDIESRDIFNVLRPVAEMLRRKLKRTEKVLDSLGKEK, encoded by the coding sequence TTGAAAGCGTTAGCGCATCCGTTGCGCCTGACGATTATAGAATTCCTGAAAAGCGGAGAGCAGAAAGTGGGGGTCATCGCGAAGAGGCTAGGTATCCCGCAGTCCAGCCTTTCGCGCCACCTTACGATTTTAAGAGAAGGCGGTGTATTAAAATCGAGACAGGTGGGGACGATAATCTTCTACGATATCGAGAGCCGTGATATATTCAATGTCCTGAGGCCTGTCGCGGAGATGCTGCGCCGGAAATTAAAGAGAACAGAAAAGGTATTGGACAGTTTGGGGAAGGAAAAATAG
- a CDS encoding NADH-quinone oxidoreductase subunit C, translated as MDCAGIISEIKKISPRFCALSSEQSYPDEVRIKTAPRDFKDACLALHKAFSSPVMMLYALDERKRENKFAVNCVFLNSKDGLWVTVKMDIPKDDPRFESLARDIHSASLFEREIWEMFGIEPKGNPDLRRLRLHDEVCPQGNYPLRKDFVKIEGGKLNDYKFNRVEGEGVFEVPVGPVHAGIIPPGHFRFSVAGEPIINLEIRLGFIHRGVEKLFEGRSCPEAVRIAASVSGDSNFAHSLAFINAAEKIMGLTLPRQALYLRAIFLELERMYNHVNDIGGMATDVGFSFPAAFASIIKEAILQLNEKLTGSRYLKGVNNIGGVSTVIEKNKKDLLLDTLEKVMADFKELDKMLSSSDSFMDRVDSAGVLRRKTAEDLGIVGLPARASGIAIDLREHFPGVYREAKFNMALRERGDVLARFRIRVSEFEGSARLIKEFLDKINPLEKSFIESKGKAGEALGYAEGWRGPVLYSVKTDASGLIERCKIVDPSFHNWQGLSYAVLENIIPDFPLCNKSFNLSYPGNDL; from the coding sequence ATGGATTGCGCAGGGATTATTTCAGAGATAAAAAAGATATCGCCTCGATTTTGCGCGCTCTCGAGCGAGCAAAGTTATCCGGACGAGGTCCGCATAAAGACGGCGCCGCGGGATTTCAAGGATGCTTGCCTGGCGCTGCACAAAGCCTTCTCTTCGCCCGTCATGATGCTATACGCCCTCGACGAACGTAAAAGGGAAAATAAGTTTGCCGTAAACTGCGTCTTTTTAAATAGTAAAGACGGCCTGTGGGTCACCGTGAAGATGGATATCCCGAAAGATGATCCGCGTTTCGAATCGTTGGCAAGGGATATCCATTCGGCCAGCCTCTTCGAGCGGGAGATATGGGAGATGTTCGGCATCGAACCGAAAGGCAACCCGGACTTAAGGAGATTGCGCCTGCATGACGAGGTCTGTCCGCAGGGGAATTATCCGTTACGCAAAGATTTCGTAAAGATAGAGGGCGGAAAATTAAACGATTATAAATTCAATAGAGTGGAAGGCGAGGGAGTCTTCGAGGTGCCGGTCGGCCCGGTGCATGCCGGGATCATACCACCGGGGCATTTTCGTTTCAGCGTTGCCGGGGAACCGATCATAAACCTGGAGATCAGGTTAGGGTTCATTCACAGGGGAGTGGAGAAACTTTTTGAGGGAAGATCCTGCCCCGAGGCGGTGCGCATTGCGGCGTCCGTTTCCGGAGACTCAAATTTCGCGCACAGCCTGGCATTTATCAATGCCGCGGAGAAGATCATGGGCCTTACGCTTCCGAGACAGGCCCTCTATTTAAGGGCCATATTCCTGGAGCTCGAGCGGATGTATAACCATGTAAACGATATCGGCGGCATGGCCACCGATGTGGGGTTCAGTTTTCCGGCGGCATTCGCGTCGATCATAAAAGAGGCGATCTTGCAACTAAACGAAAAACTGACCGGCTCCAGATACCTTAAGGGTGTAAATAATATAGGCGGTGTTTCGACGGTCATTGAAAAGAACAAGAAAGATCTGCTTCTGGATACGCTCGAAAAAGTCATGGCGGACTTTAAAGAGCTGGATAAGATGCTGAGCTCGAGCGATTCTTTTATGGATAGGGTCGACTCTGCCGGCGTTTTAAGGAGAAAGACGGCCGAGGACCTGGGCATAGTGGGGCTTCCGGCGCGCGCGTCCGGCATAGCGATCGACTTAAGAGAGCATTTCCCCGGGGTCTATCGCGAAGCGAAGTTCAATATGGCCCTACGCGAGAGAGGGGATGTCCTGGCCCGTTTCAGGATAAGAGTCTCGGAATTCGAAGGATCCGCGCGCTTGATAAAAGAATTTTTGGATAAAATTAATCCGCTCGAAAAGAGCTTTATCGAATCCAAAGGAAAGGCGGGGGAGGCCCTGGGATACGCGGAAGGCTGGCGCGGGCCGGTGTTATATAGCGTTAAGACGGACGCTTCGGGGCTCATCGAGAGATGTAAGATAGTCGATCCGTCTTTTCATAACTGGCAGGGCCTGTCATATGCGGTGCTGGAAAACATAATCCCGGATTTTCCGCTTTGTAATAAGAGCTTTAACCTGTCGTATCCGGGGAACGACCTGTGA